Proteins co-encoded in one uncultured Bacteroides sp. genomic window:
- a CDS encoding phosphatidylinositol-4-phosphate 5-kinase produces the protein MRKKIYIFFLFLSLATSFEAQGIGGLFSKIKETLAPSTEIKIGNYVFKDGATYTGELQKGKPTGKGKTIFKNGDVYEGEYANGKRQGYGIYSFVDGEKYEGQWFQDQQHGKGTYYFMNNNKYEGMWYTDYQQGEGTMYYYNGDVYTGNWANDRRDGKGSYLWKNGAKYEGEWKADKKNGRGVLVWEDQSKYEGDWKDNVRWGKGTYYYPTGDKYTGDWVNDIQDGRGTYYFHSGEKYEGDYIKGQRTGRGVFVLANGDKYEGDFKEGMQHGQGTFTWSNGTVYTGQWMNNQRNGRGTYTWANGDYYEGDWRNNIYHGQGVLILKNGTKYKGGFVNGLEEGSGVQEDKDGNRFEGFFRQGKKDGPFVEFDKEGNRTRRGSYKFGVLDNVEKE, from the coding sequence ATGCGAAAAAAAATATATATATTCTTTTTATTTCTCTCTTTAGCTACTTCTTTTGAAGCTCAGGGTATTGGTGGCTTATTCTCTAAAATTAAAGAAACTCTTGCTCCTTCAACAGAAATTAAAATAGGTAATTATGTTTTTAAAGACGGGGCAACCTATACTGGTGAACTTCAAAAAGGAAAGCCTACTGGAAAAGGAAAAACAATCTTTAAAAATGGTGATGTATACGAAGGTGAATATGCAAACGGTAAACGGCAAGGATATGGCATTTATTCTTTTGTAGATGGTGAGAAGTATGAAGGACAATGGTTTCAGGACCAACAGCATGGCAAAGGCACTTATTATTTCATGAATAATAATAAGTATGAAGGTATGTGGTATACAGACTATCAGCAAGGTGAAGGAACAATGTATTACTATAATGGAGATGTATATACTGGAAATTGGGCGAATGACAGACGTGATGGAAAAGGCTCCTATCTCTGGAAGAACGGTGCAAAATATGAAGGTGAATGGAAGGCCGATAAGAAAAACGGTCGTGGCGTTCTTGTTTGGGAAGATCAATCAAAATATGAAGGTGATTGGAAAGATAATGTCCGTTGGGGAAAAGGTACCTATTATTATCCTACGGGAGATAAATACACTGGCGATTGGGTGAATGATATACAGGATGGCAGAGGGACTTATTATTTTCACTCTGGCGAAAAATATGAGGGCGATTATATAAAAGGCCAACGCACAGGAAGAGGCGTTTTTGTATTAGCTAATGGCGATAAATACGAGGGCGATTTTAAAGAAGGTATGCAACATGGACAAGGAACTTTCACCTGGAGCAATGGAACTGTATATACTGGTCAATGGATGAATAATCAGAGAAATGGCAGAGGAACTTATACTTGGGCTAACGGCGATTATTATGAAGGCGACTGGAGAAATAATATTTATCATGGCCAGGGAGTACTAATTCTGAAGAATGGAACCAAATATAAAGGTGGATTTGTTAATGGCCTGGAAGAGGGATCTGGAGTTCAGGAAGATAAAGATGGCAATCGTTTTGAAGGCTTTTTCAGACAAGGGAAAAAAGACGGTCCTTTTGTTGAGTTTGATAAGGAAGGAAATAGAACCAGACGTGGATCTTATAAATTTGGAGTATTAGATAATGTAGAAAAGGAGTAA
- a CDS encoding pitrilysin family protein, protein MNRKIQPEIKAMENIAITVPQRKIMPNGIPLNVIESGNQEVVRVDILIGAGKWSQTQLLQTLFTSRMLREGTRRFTSAEISEKLDYYGAWLELSTSMEYSYITLYSLNKYFAFTLEIVESIVKEPLFPEKELKTVVENNKQQFLINSTKVEYMAQKSFARSVFGDQHPCGRLAETADYNQVTVSCLKEFYDQYYHSGNCSIYVAGKVTEDILNLLENTFGKDSWGQSQNKVFLTPHVIDTTSQKRVFTEQPTAMQSSIKMGKVMIQRSHPDYYKMRVLMTIFGGYFGSRLMSNIREDKGYTYGISSGIASYPDAGVFMVSTEAANEYVEDIIKEIYHEMLVLQTDLVPETELSMVRNYMLGEMCRSYEGPFSLSDAWIFIQTSHLSDSYFEESLKALQSVTAEDIKALAQKYFDQEKMIEVVAGKSL, encoded by the coding sequence CTGAATAGAAAGATTCAACCAGAGATTAAAGCAATGGAAAATATTGCTATTACTGTACCTCAAAGAAAAATAATGCCCAATGGCATACCTCTGAATGTTATTGAATCTGGAAATCAAGAGGTAGTTAGGGTGGATATTTTGATTGGTGCAGGTAAATGGTCCCAGACCCAGCTTTTGCAGACATTGTTTACCAGCAGGATGTTAAGGGAAGGAACCAGACGATTTACTTCTGCAGAGATTTCAGAAAAGCTTGATTATTATGGAGCCTGGCTGGAACTTTCTACTTCCATGGAGTATTCTTATATTACCCTTTATTCTCTAAATAAATATTTTGCCTTTACATTGGAAATTGTCGAGTCTATTGTAAAAGAACCTCTCTTCCCTGAAAAAGAGTTGAAGACGGTTGTTGAGAACAATAAACAGCAGTTCCTGATTAATAGTACGAAGGTAGAGTATATGGCGCAGAAAAGTTTTGCCAGATCTGTTTTTGGAGATCAGCATCCTTGTGGCCGTTTAGCAGAAACCGCAGATTATAATCAGGTAACAGTGTCATGTTTAAAAGAATTCTATGACCAATATTACCATTCAGGAAATTGCAGTATCTATGTTGCAGGGAAAGTTACTGAAGATATATTGAATTTGCTGGAAAATACATTTGGTAAGGATTCCTGGGGACAGTCTCAAAACAAGGTTTTCCTAACACCTCACGTTATAGATACAACATCTCAGAAACGAGTTTTTACCGAGCAGCCTACAGCTATGCAAAGTAGTATAAAGATGGGAAAAGTAATGATCCAAAGATCTCATCCGGATTACTATAAGATGAGGGTCTTAATGACTATATTCGGAGGTTATTTTGGAAGCAGACTAATGTCTAATATCCGTGAGGACAAGGGGTATACTTATGGAATTTCTTCTGGAATAGCTTCTTATCCGGATGCAGGCGTTTTCATGGTCTCAACAGAAGCAGCAAATGAATATGTGGAAGATATCATTAAAGAAATCTATCATGAAATGCTTGTGTTACAGACTGATTTGGTTCCTGAGACAGAACTGAGTATGGTTCGGAATTATATGTTAGGAGAGATGTGCAGAAGCTATGAAGGTCCATTCTCTTTATCCGATGCCTGGATTTTTATTCAAACCTCACATCTTTCAGATTCTTATTTTGAAGAATCACTCAAAGCTTTACAAAGTGTAACAGCCGAAGATATTAAAGCATTGGCTCAAAAGTATTTTGATCAAGAAAAAATGATAGAGGTTGTTGCTGGTAAAAGCCTTTAA
- the kdsB gene encoding 3-deoxy-manno-octulosonate cytidylyltransferase produces the protein MKYIGIIPARYASTRFPGKPLAILGGKTVIQRVYEQVRDCLDEAYVATDDTRIEKAVNAFGGKVVMTSELHKSGTDRCYEAYSKIGAGYDVVVNIQGDEPFIQPSQLESIKACFNDKATHIATLVKPFTANDSFEALENVNSPKVVVNKNWNALYFSRSIIPFTRNSDKKDWLKQHTYYKHIGLYAYRAEVLKEITALPQSSLEIAESLEQLRWLENGYTIKVGVTDVETIGIDTPEDLIRAESF, from the coding sequence ATGAAATATATTGGAATAATACCGGCGAGGTATGCTTCTACGCGCTTTCCGGGCAAGCCTTTAGCTATTCTGGGAGGAAAGACTGTTATTCAAAGGGTGTATGAACAAGTACGAGACTGTTTGGATGAAGCGTATGTTGCTACTGACGATACAAGGATAGAGAAAGCAGTGAATGCTTTTGGTGGGAAAGTAGTTATGACATCCGAATTGCATAAGAGCGGAACAGATCGCTGTTATGAAGCATATTCCAAAATCGGAGCAGGATATGATGTTGTGGTCAATATTCAAGGAGATGAACCATTTATTCAACCTTCTCAACTGGAATCTATAAAAGCCTGTTTTAATGACAAAGCCACTCATATTGCTACATTAGTAAAACCATTTACTGCAAATGATTCTTTTGAAGCTCTGGAGAATGTCAATTCGCCGAAAGTAGTGGTGAACAAGAACTGGAATGCACTCTATTTTAGTCGTTCAATTATTCCATTTACAAGAAATAGTGATAAGAAAGACTGGCTGAAGCAACATACCTACTATAAACATATTGGCTTATATGCTTATCGGGCAGAAGTATTGAAAGAGATTACAGCTTTACCGCAATCATCACTTGAAATAGCCGAATCTCTTGAACAGCTTCGCTGGCTTGAAAACGGATATACTATCAAGGTTGGAGTAACTGACGTTGAAACTATTGGAATTGATACACCAGAAGATTTAATTAGAGCTGAATCATTTTAA
- a CDS encoding 2-amino-4-hydroxy-6-hydroxymethyldihydropteridine diphosphokinase, which yields MEQHICLISIGSNTNRSINIKLAQEQLLSHFPNIYFGTEQDTIPVDMQNETHFTNQIAKFSTSLSIEEVKSIFKQIEFQAGRLPDDKKKEIVKLDIDLLIYDSRVLKKSDLERDYIIDGLKEFGL from the coding sequence ATGGAACAACATATATGTCTTATCTCTATCGGTTCAAATACAAATAGAAGCATTAATATTAAGCTAGCACAGGAACAGTTACTGTCCCATTTTCCAAACATCTATTTTGGAACAGAGCAAGATACAATCCCTGTCGATATGCAAAACGAAACTCATTTCACCAACCAGATTGCGAAATTCTCTACTTCGCTTTCCATTGAAGAAGTTAAAAGCATTTTTAAGCAAATTGAATTCCAGGCAGGAAGGCTCCCAGATGATAAGAAAAAAGAGATTGTAAAATTGGATATTGATTTATTGATCTATGACTCTCGGGTACTCAAGAAAAGTGATTTGGAAAGGGATTATATTATCGATGGATTAAAAGAATTTGGACTATAA
- a CDS encoding transglycosylase domain-containing protein, producing the protein MNQDEVKGTPVYIKRLVRWLWIAFGSFIALSAVLFCFIAWGWIGYMPDVEELENPSYKFASEILSSDGKTLGTWSLNKENRVYVGYKDMSHSLVNALIATEDVRFEDHSGIDIRALARAIVKRGLLFQKNAGGGSTITQQLSKQLYSPGAGNFIERLFQKPIEWVIAVKLERYYTKEELLTMYFNKYDFGNNAVGIKTASHTYFSKDPADLKIEEAATLVGMCKNSSLYNPVRRRDLVEKRRNVVLDQMRKAGYITEEERDSLMAIPLKLNFHRVDHKEGLATYFREYLRMMMTAKEPHRGDYESWQSQKYYEDSLAWEHNPLYGWCSKNKKKDGTNYNIYTDGLKIHTTIDSHMQQYAEEAIEEHVGHYLQPLFFKEKKGRSTAPFSNQLTKAQVKEIIMRSMRQSERYNAMKNAGYSENDILKAFKTPEQMSVFTWHGVKDTVMTPLDSIKYYKYFLRAGFMSMDPSTGAVKAYVGGPNYAFFQYDMAQVGRRQVGSTIKPFLYALAMENGFTPCDVTRNVPQTLITGTGEAWTPRNSSNKRYGEMVTLKWGLANSNNWISAYLMSRLNASSLVRLIHHFGVKNRNIVASPSLCLGPCEISVGEMVSAYTAFVNNGLRCDPMFVTKIEDSEGNVISKFHPQMEEVISASSAAKMLVMLRAVINEGTGGRVRRYTRADVGGKTGTTQRNSDGWFVGFTPKLVTGCWVGGEDRDIHFDTMIYGQGASMALPIWGIYMKKVYADKSLGYSESEVFPYASKNVCGNDSTATPDPGGIDSLFSE; encoded by the coding sequence ATGAATCAAGATGAAGTAAAAGGAACTCCTGTATATATAAAAAGGTTGGTTCGATGGCTATGGATAGCTTTCGGATCATTTATAGCGCTAAGTGCAGTTCTCTTTTGTTTTATTGCATGGGGGTGGATTGGCTACATGCCTGATGTGGAAGAGTTAGAAAATCCTAGCTACAAATTTGCATCCGAAATTCTGTCCAGTGATGGGAAAACACTTGGAACATGGTCTTTGAATAAGGAAAATCGAGTATATGTAGGCTATAAAGATATGTCTCATTCCTTAGTTAATGCGTTGATTGCCACGGAAGATGTTCGTTTTGAAGATCATTCGGGTATTGATATCAGGGCACTTGCACGTGCCATAGTAAAACGCGGACTGCTTTTTCAAAAGAACGCTGGCGGAGGTAGTACTATCACTCAGCAGTTATCCAAGCAGCTTTATTCTCCAGGCGCGGGGAACTTTATAGAACGATTGTTTCAAAAGCCTATTGAATGGGTGATTGCTGTAAAACTGGAACGTTATTATACAAAGGAAGAACTCCTCACAATGTACTTTAATAAGTATGACTTTGGTAATAATGCAGTTGGAATTAAAACAGCCTCTCATACCTATTTTTCCAAAGATCCTGCAGATTTAAAAATTGAAGAAGCAGCTACATTGGTAGGAATGTGCAAGAACTCCTCATTGTATAATCCTGTGCGTCGCAGAGATTTGGTTGAGAAACGTCGGAATGTGGTATTAGATCAGATGAGAAAGGCCGGTTATATAACAGAAGAAGAAAGAGATTCGTTGATGGCAATTCCTTTGAAATTAAACTTTCATAGGGTAGATCATAAAGAAGGCCTTGCAACTTATTTCCGTGAATATCTTCGCATGATGATGACTGCAAAAGAACCTCACAGAGGTGATTATGAATCATGGCAATCTCAGAAATACTACGAAGATTCTTTGGCATGGGAACATAATCCTCTTTATGGATGGTGTTCTAAGAATAAGAAGAAAGATGGAACAAATTATAACATCTATACAGATGGTTTGAAAATACATACCACAATTGATTCTCATATGCAGCAATATGCTGAAGAAGCAATTGAAGAACATGTGGGACATTATCTGCAACCTCTTTTCTTCAAAGAAAAGAAGGGTAGAAGTACAGCTCCATTTTCTAATCAGCTGACAAAAGCACAGGTAAAAGAAATCATAATGAGGTCAATGAGACAATCTGAACGGTATAACGCCATGAAGAATGCCGGATACTCTGAAAACGATATTTTAAAGGCGTTTAAAACTCCAGAGCAAATGTCGGTATTTACCTGGCACGGTGTGAAAGATACAGTGATGACTCCATTGGATTCTATTAAATACTATAAGTATTTCCTAAGAGCTGGATTTATGTCTATGGATCCATCTACGGGAGCTGTAAAAGCTTATGTTGGTGGTCCTAATTATGCTTTCTTTCAATATGATATGGCTCAGGTTGGGCGTCGTCAGGTTGGTTCAACAATTAAGCCATTCCTTTATGCGCTTGCTATGGAAAATGGTTTTACGCCATGTGACGTAACCCGCAATGTACCGCAAACCCTAATTACAGGTACTGGTGAAGCCTGGACTCCACGCAATTCATCTAATAAGCGGTACGGAGAAATGGTTACTCTGAAATGGGGACTTGCTAACTCAAATAACTGGATCTCTGCTTACTTGATGAGCCGTTTAAATGCCTCTTCGTTAGTACGCCTGATTCATCACTTTGGTGTTAAGAATCGCAATATTGTTGCCAGTCCTTCCCTTTGTTTGGGACCATGTGAAATATCTGTAGGAGAGATGGTTAGTGCATATACTGCATTTGTGAATAACGGACTCCGCTGTGATCCAATGTTTGTGACAAAGATAGAGGATAGTGAGGGCAATGTAATTTCTAAATTCCATCCTCAAATGGAAGAAGTAATCAGTGCTTCCAGTGCTGCCAAAATGTTGGTTATGTTACGAGCTGTAATTAATGAAGGTACAGGAGGCAGAGTGCGCCGCTATACAAGAGCTGATGTGGGAGGAAAAACAGGAACAACTCAGCGTAACTCTGATGGTTGGTTTGTAGGATTCACTCCAAAACTGGTAACAGGATGTTGGGTAGGAGGTGAAGATCGTGACATTCACTTTGATACAATGATCTATGGACAAGGTGCATCAATGGCTCTTCCTATCTGGGGAATTTATATGAAAAAGGTTTATGCAGATAAGTCGTTGGGATACTCAGAATCGGAAGTATTTCCTTATGCAAGCAAGAATGTTTGTGGAAACGATTCCACAGCAACGCCTGATCCCGGAGGTATTGATAGCTTGTTCTCTGAATAA
- the pyrB gene encoding aspartate carbamoyltransferase, which translates to MENRSLVTIAEHSKEKILYLLEMAKQFENNPNRKILDGKVVATLFFEPSTRTRLSFETAVNRLGGRVIGFSDASTTSSSKGETLKDTIMMVSNYADLIIMRHYLEGAARYASEVAPIPIINAGDGANQHPSQTMLDLYSIQKTQGTLENLNIFLVGDLKYGRTVHSLIMAMRHFNPTFHFIAPDELKMPEEYKIYCNEHNIKYVEHTDFTEEIIADADILYMTRVQRERFTDLMEYERVKNVYILKNKMLEHTRPNLRILHPLPRVNEIAYDVDDNEKAYYFQQARNGLFARQAIICDVLGITLDEIKE; encoded by the coding sequence ATGGAAAATAGAAGTTTAGTGACTATCGCCGAACACTCTAAAGAAAAAATCCTCTACCTTCTGGAGATGGCAAAGCAGTTCGAAAACAATCCAAACCGAAAAATTCTGGATGGAAAAGTAGTAGCAACTCTTTTTTTTGAACCTTCCACCCGCACTCGTTTGAGTTTTGAAACTGCTGTAAACCGACTTGGAGGACGAGTTATTGGTTTCTCAGATGCATCAACAACAAGTTCCTCGAAAGGAGAAACATTGAAAGACACCATTATGATGGTTAGTAACTATGCTGATTTGATCATTATGCGTCATTATTTAGAAGGTGCTGCAAGATATGCCAGCGAGGTTGCTCCTATACCTATTATAAATGCAGGTGACGGAGCCAATCAACATCCATCACAAACAATGTTGGACCTCTACTCAATTCAAAAGACTCAGGGCACACTTGAGAATCTGAATATATTCCTTGTAGGCGATCTGAAATATGGACGTACCGTTCACTCACTAATTATGGCTATGCGCCATTTTAATCCAACATTTCATTTCATTGCTCCAGATGAATTAAAAATGCCTGAAGAATATAAGATTTACTGCAACGAGCACAATATTAAATATGTAGAGCATACCGACTTTACTGAAGAAATCATTGCTGATGCAGATATTTTATATATGACACGCGTACAACGTGAACGTTTCACTGATCTGATGGAATATGAGCGTGTAAAGAACGTCTATATTTTAAAGAATAAAATGTTGGAACACACTCGTCCTAATCTGCGTATTCTTCACCCTCTTCCACGTGTTAACGAGATTGCATACGATGTGGACGATAATGAGAAAGCTTATTATTTCCAGCAAGCCCGCAACGGTCTATTTGCCCGTCAGGCTATCATTTGTGATGTACTTGGTATTACTTTAGATGAAATCAAGGAATAA
- the pyrI gene encoding aspartate carbamoyltransferase regulatory subunit, with amino-acid sequence MSEIRQELQVAALKNGTVIDHIPSGKLFTIVSLLGLERMECNITIGYNLDSKKLGKKGIIKIADKFFDDEEINRISVVAPHVKLNIIRDYEVVEKKEVNMPDDLKGIVKCANPKCITNNEPMATLFHVIDKNKCVIKCHYCEKELRKEDIVILQRRTL; translated from the coding sequence ATGAGCGAAATTAGACAAGAACTGCAGGTTGCTGCTCTGAAGAACGGCACTGTAATAGACCATATACCATCAGGAAAACTCTTCACCATCGTTTCTTTACTGGGACTTGAACGGATGGAATGTAACATCACAATTGGCTATAACCTTGACAGTAAGAAACTGGGCAAGAAAGGTATTATTAAAATTGCCGATAAATTCTTCGACGATGAAGAAATTAACCGCATTTCTGTTGTTGCACCACATGTAAAGCTTAACATTATCCGCGACTATGAGGTAGTGGAGAAAAAAGAAGTTAATATGCCCGACGATCTGAAAGGTATCGTAAAATGCGCAAATCCAAAATGCATTACTAATAACGAGCCAATGGCTACTCTTTTTCATGTGATCGATAAAAATAAATGTGTTATCAAGTGTCACTATTGCGAGAAGGAGTTAAGAAAGGAAGACATTGTAATCTTACAACGCAGAACTTTATAA
- a CDS encoding flavin reductase family protein: MKQDWKPGTMIYPLPAVLVSCGCEESEYNILTVAWVGTICTNPPMCYISVRPERHSYPILKKNMEFVINLTTKDMAFATDWCGVRSGKDYNKFAEMKLTPGKASVVNAPIIEESPLCIECRVKEVISLGSHDMFIADVVNVKADEKYMNAKTGKFEFSKSNPLVYVHGNYFDLGENLGKFGWSVEKKK; the protein is encoded by the coding sequence ATGAAGCAAGACTGGAAACCAGGAACAATGATTTATCCGCTACCAGCAGTATTGGTTAGCTGTGGCTGTGAAGAAAGTGAATACAACATTCTGACTGTTGCATGGGTGGGTACAATTTGTACCAACCCTCCAATGTGTTATATTTCCGTGCGCCCTGAACGCCACTCTTATCCTATCCTGAAAAAGAACATGGAGTTTGTAATCAATCTAACTACAAAGGACATGGCTTTTGCAACAGACTGGTGCGGAGTACGCTCCGGAAAAGATTATAATAAGTTTGCCGAGATGAAGCTCACTCCGGGCAAGGCATCTGTAGTAAATGCTCCAATCATTGAAGAGTCACCTCTCTGTATTGAATGCCGGGTGAAAGAAGTTATTTCACTGGGTTCACACGATATGTTTATAGCCGATGTGGTAAATGTAAAGGCTGATGAAAAATACATGAATGCCAAAACCGGTAAATTCGAGTTCTCCAAAAGTAATCCATTAGTATATGTACACGGAAACTACTTTGATCTGGGTGAAAATTTAGGTAAGTTCGGTTGGTCTGTAGAGAAAAAGAAATAA
- a CDS encoding porin family protein — protein MKQIVLLLFLILSWSLSCFAQETPQKTHDKKVNFGIKGGFNTAMYFIDEFKIKDITIDEIQNNYKVGYFGAMFLRINMNKHFIEPELAYHVSKCEILFDKKGSQHPDIEPDYASINSTIHAFELPVLYGYNFIKNGPYGMSFFMGPKLKYIWNKKSKLEFSNFDQKGIKEELYPLNINAVAGVGVNISNIIFDFRYEVGLMNISKSVTYVESNTDGSESVANMIFKRRSNLLSFSLGVIF, from the coding sequence ATGAAACAAATTGTCCTACTTCTTTTTTTGATTCTAAGTTGGAGCCTTTCCTGTTTCGCACAGGAGACTCCCCAAAAGACACACGACAAGAAAGTCAATTTTGGAATAAAAGGTGGCTTTAATACTGCTATGTATTTTATAGACGAGTTTAAGATAAAAGACATAACAATCGATGAGATTCAGAACAATTATAAAGTAGGTTACTTCGGAGCAATGTTTCTCAGGATCAACATGAACAAACACTTTATTGAACCTGAACTAGCTTATCATGTGAGTAAATGCGAAATTTTATTTGATAAGAAAGGTTCTCAGCACCCTGATATTGAACCAGATTATGCGAGCATTAATTCTACTATTCATGCTTTTGAATTGCCTGTGCTCTACGGATATAATTTTATCAAAAATGGACCTTATGGCATGTCTTTCTTTATGGGGCCCAAACTAAAATATATATGGAATAAGAAAAGCAAACTGGAATTCTCCAATTTTGACCAAAAAGGAATAAAAGAAGAGTTATACCCGCTTAACATTAATGCTGTTGCCGGCGTTGGAGTGAATATTTCAAATATTATTTTTGACTTTCGTTATGAAGTGGGATTAATGAATATTTCAAAATCAGTTACGTACGTTGAGTCTAATACTGATGGATCAGAGAGTGTTGCCAATATGATATTCAAAAGAAGAAGCAATCTGCTCAGTTTCTCGCTAGGAGTTATCTTTTAA
- the glyA gene encoding serine hydroxymethyltransferase, with protein MKRDDLIFDIIEREHQRQLKGIELIASENFVSDQVMQAMGSCLTNKYAEGYPGKRYYGGCEVVDESEQLAIDRLKEIFGAEWANVQPHSGAQANAAVFLAVLNPGDKFMGLNLAHGGHLSHGSLVNTSGLIYTPCEYNVKEETGRVDYDQMEEVALREQPKMIIGGGSAYSREWDYKRMRQIADKVGAILMIDMAHPAGLIAAGLLENPLRWAHIVTSTTHKTLRGPRGGVIMMGEDFPNPWGKKTPKGEVKMMSQLLDSAVFPGIQGGPLEHVIAAKAVAFGECLQPEYKEYQKQVQKNAAVLAQALIDRGFTIISGGTDNHSMLVDLRSKYPDLTGKVAEKALVSADITANKNMVPFDTRSAFQTSGIRLGTPAITTRGAKEDLMLEIAEMIETVLSNIDNEAVITSVRERVNKTMAKYPLFAY; from the coding sequence ATGAAAAGAGACGATTTAATTTTCGACATCATCGAAAGAGAGCATCAGAGACAGCTCAAAGGTATCGAGCTGATTGCATCAGAAAATTTTGTGAGTGACCAGGTTATGCAAGCAATGGGGTCTTGCCTGACAAACAAATACGCTGAAGGCTATCCCGGAAAACGTTATTACGGCGGTTGTGAGGTAGTTGACGAAAGCGAACAACTTGCTATCGACAGACTAAAGGAAATCTTTGGAGCTGAATGGGCAAATGTTCAACCACACTCCGGAGCACAAGCTAACGCAGCAGTATTTCTTGCAGTATTGAATCCTGGTGACAAGTTCATGGGTTTAAATCTTGCACATGGTGGTCACCTGTCTCACGGTTCATTAGTTAATACTTCAGGTCTTATTTATACTCCTTGCGAATATAACGTAAAAGAAGAAACTGGCCGCGTAGACTACGATCAGATGGAAGAAGTAGCACTCCGCGAACAACCTAAAATGATTATCGGTGGTGGTTCTGCTTATTCTCGTGAATGGGATTACAAGCGTATGCGTCAAATTGCCGACAAGGTTGGAGCAATCCTTATGATTGACATGGCTCACCCAGCAGGTCTTATCGCAGCAGGTTTATTGGAAAATCCATTGAGATGGGCTCACATCGTGACTTCTACTACACACAAAACTCTTCGTGGTCCTCGTGGTGGTGTAATCATGATGGGTGAAGATTTCCCTAATCCATGGGGAAAGAAAACTCCAAAGGGAGAAGTCAAAATGATGTCTCAGTTGCTTGATTCAGCTGTATTCCCAGGAATCCAGGGCGGTCCGCTAGAGCACGTAATTGCTGCTAAAGCTGTTGCTTTCGGCGAATGCTTGCAACCAGAATATAAAGAATATCAAAAGCAGGTTCAGAAGAATGCTGCTGTACTGGCACAAGCTTTAATCGACAGAGGTTTCACTATCATCTCCGGAGGTACAGATAACCACTCAATGTTAGTTGACTTACGCAGTAAATATCCTGATTTAACAGGTAAAGTTGCAGAGAAAGCGTTAGTTTCTGCTGATATTACAGCAAACAAAAACATGGTTCCATTTGATACTCGTTCTGCTTTCCAGACTTCAGGTATCCGTTTGGGAACTCCTGCTATCACAACTCGTGGTGCGAAGGAAGACTTAATGCTGGAAATTGCTGAAATGATTGAAACAGTACTTTCTAATATCGACAATGAAGCTGTTATCACTTCAGTTCGTGAAAGAGTAAACAAAACAATGGCAAAATATCCATTATTTGCATATTAA